From the genome of Bradyrhizobium sp. G127:
GTCCTGGTTCGGCGGAACGCTCGTCGCGTCGGTGAACGTGATGGTGAAGCCGTTCACCGTGATGGTGTCGTTGACAACGAAACCTGCCGCCAGCGAGTTGACGTTGGTGCCGCCCACCAACGTGGTCGAGCCATTGATCTTGGTCGGCGTGGTCAGGGCGCTATTGACCGACGAGCCACTGGTTGCGTTGTCGAGGTAAGGCAGCGGCGGCGTGCCGACGGTGCTGGGGTTCACGCTGAAGTCGCCGACGTTGATCAGTTCCGAACCCGGAACGGAGGTGTCGTGCTTCGAGGTCAGCGGATACGAGGCCAGATTCGCGCGATAGGTCACGACAGTGGTCGGCTGGGCCGGCAGGAAGTCGCTACCGAATTTCAGAACCTGCGGGTTGCTGCCGGTGACGTTGCCGGTCGAGGGATCGATCGGAAGGCCTTCGAGATAGTAACCGGCGCCGTTCACGAGGTAGCCGTTCTTGTCGAGCGTGAAGTCGCCGCGGCGGGTGAAGTTGTCCACGCCGTTGAAGATCGGATTGTTGTCGGTGAAGCTGCCGGGCTTCTGCACCACAAAGAAGCCGTCGCCGCTGATGGCCATGTAGGTGGCAACGGCCGCCTTCTGGACGTCGCCCTGCACCGTGTTGGTCTCGCGCGACGCGGTCGCCACGCTGCCGGCGAGCTGATTCGTGTTGCCGGTCTCGGGAATGAGATCGAGGAAGCTCGTGTCGATGCGCTTGAACGCCGTCGTCTGCGAGTTCGCGATGTTACCGGAGATGTTTTCCAGCGCGTAGGACTGAGCACGAAGGCCCGCGACGGACGTGGTGAGAGCGCCAAAGAGACCCATTACATTTTCTCCAACTTCGATCCGGGCGGCCCGCCCGTGTCCATCGTCATGGCCGTGTTCGAAGGAAGAGATCGCAAGCCCTATGCCAATAAATTATTCTAACAAAATCAATACATTAACAAAAATGCCCCGGTGGAATAACCGGGGCACAATTGCCTAGCGGGCAAGAATTGCCGCTCGTTCAGGTCGTGGAACCGTCCGCGGGTTTGAACGAGAGGGCGAGCCCGTTCATGCAGTAGCGCAGCCCCGTTGGCTTCGGGCCGTCGTCGAACACATGGCCGAGATGACCGCCGCAACGGCGGCAAAGCGTCTCGGTCCGCACCATCATAAAAGTGGTGTCCTTCTTCTCGAGAATGGAGTTCGGAAGCGCCTGATAGAAACTCGGCCAGCCGGTGCCGCTCTCGAATTTCGTATCCGACGAGAACAGCGGCAAATCGCAGCCTGCGCAAGTGAAGGTTCCCTTGCGCTTCTCCTTGTTCAGCGGGCTGGAAAACGGGCGCTCGGTGCCCGCTTCGCGCAGCACATTATACTGGGCGGGCGAGAGCTGTTTCTTCCACTCCTCCGGCGTCTTCTCGATCTCGAACTTTTCCGCTCCCGATCTCTCGGCGGCATTGGCACCGCCACCCATCCCGAGCCAGCGGAAGGCCGAGAATGCGGCGAGGGACGTTGCGGATGCAAGCAGAATGCGGCGATCGATCATGGTCAAAGCTCCGTGCAGATCGGGAAACAGGCTGTCCATCACGATCTACGGTCCAGTCCGCGAAACGTTACAGCAAGGTTGTGGCCCACGGCTCACTTTCCCGCGAGGCCACGAACTTCCCGGCCATAGCAGCCCCCGATGTTCCAATAACCCCGCCGCCGGCGCGTTATTCAAGCACCGCCAGCCGAACCGCCGCTGCCTTCGCGAGGCGGCATGGCACTGCGACGCCCCACTGCCCTGGCCTGCGCCTCGGCCATGCGCGCCGCGCGAGCCCGCTCCCGCGCCTGCTCGCGTCCTCGGGCGCGCTCGCGAAAACGCGACAAGGCTCCCGCCGCTGCGGAATGTCCGCGCGACCACACGCCGAACACCTGCCCGGCCATGCGCCCTGCCGCGCCACCGGCCCAGACCAGTTCGAACGGAGAGAACAACCGCCAGCGGTCGTCGCCTTGCTGAATCGCCCGCGCCACAAGCTGGCCGCCCATCGCAGTCGTATTCAGCCCCTGACGTCCGAAACCGCTGAGAACCCAGAGACCGGGTTGCAGTTCGCCGATCTGCGGCATGCCATGCACCGTCTGCCCGAACATGCCGCTCCATGCGTCGGCGATCTTGACCGGGCCAAGTTTCGGGAAAATCGATGCGATGCGGCTCTGAATACGTTTCGCATAACGCCGCGGATCGCCCTGCCATGTGGTCTCGTGGCTCGACCACAACAGCCGGTCGCCATCGACAATGCGGAAATGATCGATGTCGTGGGTATCGGCCACCGCCCCCCGAAAGGTGATCGCGCCGGCAAGACGCTCGCCGAGCGGTTCGGTCAAGGCAACGTAGCGCCAGGTCGGCAGCAGCGTCGCCGTGAGACGCCGGCCGGGCGCACCGAGATGCGCATTGCCCGCGAATACGATGTGGGAGCAGCGCAGCTTCGCCGACGGCGTTGCAACGCGCTTGCGGATGCCGGCCGGATCGATGCTGACGACCGGCGTGTCTTCGAAAATCCGTACCCCGGCGTCTTCCGCCAGTTCAGCGAGGCGGTGCACATATCGCCGCCCGTCGATCTGAAAGGCTTTCGGAAAATGGATCGCATGGAAATAACGATCCGTTTTCAGCGTTTCGCGCACACGATCGATCTGCCAGCCTTCCACTTCGGTACCGAAATCTTCTCCAAGAGTTTGCAACCGGCTGATGAGCTCATCGCCGGCGTCGACTTTGGAGACTTCCAACGCCCCCTCGCTCATGACAGCGCCGGGCGTACCACTCGCAGTCGCGCGAACGTAGTCGGCGCCTTCCTGCGCGAGCGACCAGAGCGCGCGGGCATCGTCGAAGCCGACACGTTCGATCAGATCCGAAACCGCAACGCCGTAACCGGGCATGACGGTTCCGAGATTATGGCCCGATGCATTCCAGCCGATGTTGCGGCCTTCGAGCAGCGCGACGCTTGCGCCCATCAGGGCGGCCTCCCGCGCCATTGTCAGGCCGGCGAGCCCTCCCCCGACGACACAGATATCCACATCCAGATCGAACGTCAGTCGTTCGCGGATGGACACGTCTGTCGAAGAATTCTGCGGAGAACCGTCCATACCACCTTCCCGGAAATAGCCTGCCCCAAACATCCATTTTATGGGTGTAACAGCGCTCAGGTCTGCCACTTTATTCCCCATGCGCTTGTACACTATTTCGGCTCATGCCCTAATGTGGCGGTTGACAAGTCCGCAACATTTTCTCGGCACGATCATCTGCGGACTTGCCAACCAAACCACATTAGAATCGTAATTTTCTAGTGTCCTTTTGAATCCGAAGTTCGCTACGGAACGCGCTGCAAATCGAGGCGAACTTCGGGTTCAGGACACTAGTGTGCGAAGTTCGAACGCCCACTGAAACGAGATCGCGATATGCGCCGACTGATCCTGCTGCGCCATGCCAAGACCGAGCGGGACGCCCCGTCGGGAAAGGATCAGGACCGCCGCCTCGACGAACGCGGCAAGCAGGACGGCGCGGACATCGGCCGATGGCTGGCGCTAAATGACTATCGTCCCGACCTCGCGCTGGTCTCGTCCGCGGTGCGCGCGCAGGAAACCTGGGAACTGCTGCGCGCCGCCCTGCCCTCCACACGAGCGAAGCATGTGGCGGAATTGTACGGAGCCGATACATCCGAATTGCTGCGCGTGATTCACGGCGCGACGAGCGCGGACCCGCAGCGCCTTTTGATCGTCGCGCACAACCCCGGGCTGCACGAACTGGCGCTCGGCCTGATCTCCGGCGGCGATCCGGCAGGCCGGCGGGCGCTGGATTCCAACCTGCCGACAGCGGGCGTCGCGGTGATCGATTTCGCAACCGACGAGTGGGATGAGGTCCGCTTCCGCAGCGGACGGCTGGAGCGGTTCGTCAGCCCGAAACTGCTGAGAGAGGAATCCGGCGGCGAGTAGCCGCAGAACGGCCGACGCATCGCGCAATCGCCTTGCATCTTGCCATCGGGGAATTCATCGTGGGTCATCCTAGTGGAGTGGATTTGACATTCGCCACCCAGCCAACAGCGGATGCGAATGTTAGAATTGGACCACTAGCTTCTGAGCGGAGAGACCGATGTTTCAGTCCATCCTCGTGCCCATCGACCTTGCCGACACCGATCTCGCCAAACCCGCTATCGAGACTGCTGCGTCGCTCTCAAAATCCTCCGGCGGCACGGTGCGGCTGATCAACGTGATGCCGATCACGCCGGTGATGCTGGCGGAATATGTCCCGCCGGATTTCGAGATCCAGCAGCGGCAATCGTCGGAAGATGCGCTCGCCATCGTGGCGCGCGAGTCAGGCATCGAGAGCCGGCGCATTTCGATCACCGTGCGGCAGGGCGGCATTTATCACGAGGTCCTGGAGGAAGCCGCCGACATCGGCGCCGACCTGATCGTGATGACCTCGCACCGGCCCTCGATGCAAAGCTATTTTCTCGGCTCCAACGCGGGCCACGTGGTTCGCTATGCGAAATGTTCGGTCCTGGTGGTTCGGCACTAGGATTTGATTTAGCGACTATCGCCGCGCGACAAAGATCACAAAGTGGTTGTGGCCCTCCTGCTGGCTTCTCCCCGACATCGCCTTGGGATACGCTGACGCGCCGCCGGAGGGTGATCCCCATCATCGGGCGGTAAGGTTTGGCCGGGCCGGCCAACGAAGCCCGGCCGAGCTGACCCATCGCCCACGACAGCATCCGTTACGGCAAAACGTCCTCGGGCAGCGCGTCGAACGTATAGCTGCGCGGCCTGTTGCGGCGCATGAAGCCGCCGATCTGCCAGATAAACAGCGCGGCGAAGCCGACGAGAAACAGCGCGCCGGCGAATTCACCCGTGAGCAGCGCCCGGATCAGCAAACCCAGCATGGCGATGGCAACAATCGCGATGACCACCATCGCCGCCAGATAGATGTTCGGATTGATCCCGACGACCAGCACGGCCCGGCTTTTTATGTCAGCAAGACGCCGGTGCAACTCCATGACAAATGCGCGGTAACCGTTATCCTGCGGCGACATCAGCGCCACCGTATGCCACGTCGTCGAATAGAGCGTGACGCGCTCGCCGCGCGTGTCCTCGATATCGGTCCGGAATCGCCGTGACTGCATCGACACCGGACGATACGACAGGCGAATGGCCGCGATCTTCTCCAGTGGCCAAACGCCCTTCTTTCCCCTTGCCTGCCACGACAGGCCATCATCTGTGAGATCGAACTGCGATGCACCGCCGACGAGAGACGGCTTGAAGATATACTGGGTGCCGTCGCTAGCGGCCACTGAGCCGATTGCCTCTCCTCGCAGTCCGGTCTTGAATATTTGCGAGAGCATGGAAATCCTCGATCGATCGCGAGCAGCTGTCCATCCTTGCTTGCGCGTCAGATGGCAGGCGTTCTACAAGTCATAGCAGCACAACGCGTTCAGACGAAATATCCGATGGCAAAGCCGGCCTATTTCTCGCGTCATATCGTTCTCGCCGGATCGATCCTGTTCGGCGTGCTGCTCGCGCTTGGCATTCACATCATTATCCAGCGCTTCGATCTCAATCTTGCCGATTTATGGAAATCGGACGCGCCGGGCCTGATCCCCGCGCGCGCGGCGCTGGCGTGGTGGCTGATCGGGGGAGTGGCGTTTCTGGCGGGCTTCATCGCCGCGTCGCTGATGCACGGTGCAGTGTCCGGGCAGATTCCGTTGCGGCTGCGGCAATTCCTGATCACGGTCGGCATCATCATGCTGATGGCCGCCGGACAGGCAGCCTCTGCACCCAGCCAGA
Proteins encoded in this window:
- the msrB gene encoding peptide-methionine (R)-S-oxide reductase MsrB encodes the protein MIDRRILLASATSLAAFSAFRWLGMGGGANAAERSGAEKFEIEKTPEEWKKQLSPAQYNVLREAGTERPFSSPLNKEKRKGTFTCAGCDLPLFSSDTKFESGTGWPSFYQALPNSILEKKDTTFMMVRTETLCRRCGGHLGHVFDDGPKPTGLRYCMNGLALSFKPADGSTT
- a CDS encoding FAD-binding oxidoreductase gives rise to the protein MDGSPQNSSTDVSIRERLTFDLDVDICVVGGGLAGLTMAREAALMGASVALLEGRNIGWNASGHNLGTVMPGYGVAVSDLIERVGFDDARALWSLAQEGADYVRATASGTPGAVMSEGALEVSKVDAGDELISRLQTLGEDFGTEVEGWQIDRVRETLKTDRYFHAIHFPKAFQIDGRRYVHRLAELAEDAGVRIFEDTPVVSIDPAGIRKRVATPSAKLRCSHIVFAGNAHLGAPGRRLTATLLPTWRYVALTEPLGERLAGAITFRGAVADTHDIDHFRIVDGDRLLWSSHETTWQGDPRRYAKRIQSRIASIFPKLGPVKIADAWSGMFGQTVHGMPQIGELQPGLWVLSGFGRQGLNTTAMGGQLVARAIQQGDDRWRLFSPFELVWAGGAAGRMAGQVFGVWSRGHSAAAGALSRFRERARGREQARERARAARMAEAQARAVGRRSAMPPREGSGGSAGGA
- a CDS encoding histidine phosphatase family protein, translated to MRRLILLRHAKTERDAPSGKDQDRRLDERGKQDGADIGRWLALNDYRPDLALVSSAVRAQETWELLRAALPSTRAKHVAELYGADTSELLRVIHGATSADPQRLLIVAHNPGLHELALGLISGGDPAGRRALDSNLPTAGVAVIDFATDEWDEVRFRSGRLERFVSPKLLREESGGE
- a CDS encoding universal stress protein, giving the protein MFQSILVPIDLADTDLAKPAIETAASLSKSSGGTVRLINVMPITPVMLAEYVPPDFEIQQRQSSEDALAIVARESGIESRRISITVRQGGIYHEVLEEAADIGADLIVMTSHRPSMQSYFLGSNAGHVVRYAKCSVLVVRH